The Elephas maximus indicus isolate mEleMax1 chromosome 17, mEleMax1 primary haplotype, whole genome shotgun sequence DNA segment GAGGAGAAGGGGAATGTtaatccaggcagaggaaacagtaaGTACGCGGAACGAGAGGTAAGAGAGGGCTTGGTGTGATGGATAAACTGAAAGAAATACGGGGATGGAGCACAGGAAGTGAGGGGAAGAAGGACTCTAGGTAAACTGGAGAAGTAGGCAGGGCCCGAGTGCTAAACGACCTTGAAAGCCTTTGCAAGGTTTTGAGGCTTTAACTAGAGGGCAACAGAATGCCTTTGAGTTAAGGCAGAGTGGTGACTTGATCTGATCTGCATCTTGTAAAGATCACTGAGTGTTCAGTGGAGAACGGTTTGGACGGAGGCAGAGTGCACCCAGTGGGACAGGCGTAGAAATCCGGATGGCCTTGCGTGGGCGGGTGAAGATAAGGAAAAATGCATGGACTTGAGAAATTCTGTGTTTAAGGAGGAAGAACCCACAGAACTTGGCAATAGATTCATGTGACAGGTGAGGGAGGAATCAGGTATGACTCTAGGTTTCTGACTTGAACGAGTGGGTGGATGCCGGATGCCAGGGTCGTTTACTGAGCCTGGGGAACATAAGAGCAGAGGTTTGGGGGTTAAAGAAGACTGCATAGGAAAATCGATATTTAAGAGACAAGGAGAACGACTGGGTGAATAATAGAGGTAAGACCCCCAGTTAGGGCGGAGCGGGGCTGGCAACGTTGGGCGCCAAACGTCCCACGCCTTTCTCCTTGCAGACCACGCCGCCAGCTAACTAACGCAGGAAGCCACAGGAGGGAGACCCTGTTCGGCGCTCAGCCTGAGATCGGCGAATACCCACTGGACCCTGTGCACCGAGTCTGCGCAGTCGAGGGAATTCAGGCTCGTGAGATCCCTGCCTCTGCATCTTTTGGAGCACTGCCACGCCGGCAAACGCCACCTTTTCACGCATCCCGCGGCTACGTACTCCCGCCCCGGACGCCGTGGCCGCCCCTTCCGTGTTTTGGTAGCGCACGGGTTCCGTCAGGCGCAGCGGCGATTGGCTGCTAGTTGGCTCGGGGAGCGGCGATTGGCTGTCGCTGGCCGTCGCTCAAGCTCCCTCTCCGGAGATGGTACTAGGTGGAAAGAGAGCTGGAGCGACCTGCGAGGGGAGGGACGGTAAGCCGGGGCTCTCGGGTTGGCTGGGTCGCAGTCGGGGGCTCGCTCTGTGGCGGCTGCAGAAGGTCAGGCTCTTCGGGAGTCGCCTCGGCTAAGCTTCCTCTTGCAGCACGGCCACGCTTGTCTGTCCCGGCGCCCGTAGTGCCCCCGTGCCCCAACCGCGAATCGAACCTCTCTGGCTTCTCGTCTGGGCGCTTAGGTGTAGCCGAGACGCGGGCACCGCAACGCCTCAGAGGGAAGGGTTCCGGAAGCCCGCGGGGCTGGAAGTGAGAAGCTTCACCCGCCCGGACGGGCTCCTTCGAATTCCGACTGTGCCTCAAGGTTTGGCCCGAGCCCCACCGCGTAGGGGCAGCCTTCTGTGTTTCGTCTGCCCTCGGGGATTTCTCTTCCTGATCTCCCTCTTCGGGCGCTTTGTTTTGGTCATTGTCTTCACGCTTCGGAGTCTTACCTCTTGGGCCAAGTTGTGAGTGCTTAGGCGTTTCAGGACCCGGGTCCCCTCTTTTTCTCGAATACTGTTCAGGGTCCATTCGGTGTCTCCCGTTACAGTGTATGCTCCCTTTTAGGTATTTGCTGTTTCTTACTTTTGACTCTTGATGAAAATAAGTGTTGGAAATCCCTTAGGTTGCacttttgttgactttttttgcAGAGTTGGTGCTTAGGTCATCTaattcttagaagcaaaggtACACTTGTTGAGTTCTAGCCATGTATTATGCTAGGTATTTTAATATCGATTATCTATTTTAATCCTTAAATCAATTCATCGAGGTAGTTATAATTTTTCCTATGCCACGTTGGGGAAATTGAGGCTGAAGTGATTTGCTCAAAGTCAGGTagctaataaatgttggagctgTCTGTCTAACTGTGCGGAATCCGGTCACTTGTGGCTGTGATGTTGGCATCCCAGTTTACATTTCTGAAACAGGTTCAGAGAAGCTAAGTGATTTGTCTGAAATAAAGTAGTAAGTTACAGATTTACTTAAACATTAAAGAGCTCACATTAGATGTGTGCTGGCCCCGTGGATAGACCTGAACAAGGGACAGGCCAGCCCACAGCTTAATTcgagaaactgacaaaataattAATTCATAAAACGTGTTCTGGTTATTGTGTATACAGATATGACGACTATGGGAAGGAGAAAGTCAGACAAGAACAGGTAAGACAGACAGTTATAGGAATTAAAagggagccagactgcctgggtttgaattctgtctCCATCACTTCCTAGCGTTGTAACCTTGGGTGAATCACTTAACACTCTGAgcccattttctcatttgtaaaatggagataataaatgGTACTTACTCTgcagccgatcatggggatggcacaggaccgggcaacgttttgttccatCGTGCGTGGGGTTGGCATGAGCTGAGGACTCACACCATGGCCGCTAACAACAACCTCAATAGGGTTGTTGCATTCGTGAGTTTTCATAAGTGTAAAACTCTTGGAGCAGTGCTTGGCATGTAGTAAACACTTAATAGATGTTAGATTATTTTAGGCAGAACAAAATCATTGAGATAGGAGACTTGAACAGAGACAGCTGGCCCCGTGCCCTTACCAGTGCACAAATTGCCTCATTTGCTTTCTCTGCCTACAGAAAGTGGAACGATGGCCCTGTAGTCATTCTGCTCCAACAGCTCTGCAGGGTTGAAACAAGCAGGCACAAGGAGAGGAATTAAAGAAAGTTGGGAGACAGTGAAAGAAGGAGTCAGGGAGCTTTGCCTAAGTTTCAGGTCATTCTAGATGTCTAATTGGCCTGCCTCGTGAGTCTTACCCACAGTCTGATAACAGGGATGCATCTAGGATATTTGTACTCAGCGTTATGTTTGGCACAGTATAGGAATGCAGACAGGTGTGCTAGGGTgtctacccagaagcagcttATACTGCAGTTGGGTAGACgagaatggaacacataaaatgaccatgagtgaccctgggcAACATAAAATTAGAGGTGAGATTTTATGGTGTCAGCTATGCCAGCCAAAGGAGCAAGAGTAATCACCGAGGTGTAGGGTAGTTTAGCAAGTCTTCTGGAATGTGATCATATCCTGGTATTTATTGGACATCCAGGGTGTACAGAGCTCTGTgttgacagagactgagaatttcCTAGTCTAGGGGAAACAGACATTCCATTGGATTGTAACAATGCGGGTGTGTACAGAGTGCTGTGGAGGCAGGAGGTGGGAtattccagctctgcctgggtgAACTGGGAAAGAGGTGGCCAAGAAGGGGACATTTGGGCTTGAAGTGTGAGTTGCTTTGTCAGAGAATTTTAGAAGAatgtagtggagccctggtgacgcagtggttaagagctcagctgctaaccaaaaggtcagcagtttgaatccaccagctgctccttggaaaccctatgggacagttctgctctgtcctatagggttgctatgagtcagaattgacttgacagcaatgggttttgggtttagtgTGTTTAGGGACAGGGATGATTGAATCAGAGAGGAAACCAGAGAAGCAGCATGGTGTGGGGCAAAGAGCGTGAGCTTTGTATTGGGATTGGAACACCTTTATACCAAATGAGATACAGTGTGCTGAGGACTCATCACAGGAGTGACACACAGTAGGCCCTCAGTACATGTTAACTTTTTTATCCAGACCCTGTGGAACGGaacctcctgctgagaatttaaatTTCCAacaggttcccaggtgatgctaatgctgctggttagggaccaagtctgagagccactagtagagcagtggttctcaaaatttattatacgaaggaatcacctggggatttgttaaaatgtagattcagattcagtatatctgaggcagaaatgcaaattcgcgcagcatgggtttgaactggaatgaaccggtTCAGAGCCCTGCAGTGAGGCCCCTTTGAGAAGGGCCTTGCATTGCCATACTAAGTGGACTTGATCGTGAAGGTAGTAGGAGTCAGAGGAGGTTTGGGATTTTATTTCTGGCTTGGGAAGGCTTTCCCTACTTTTCCTAGCCAAACATCATAAAAGTAGTCTACGTTGTCTCCTAATAGGACTTCTCTGTTGGTCTAGGGGGCGCCTAGCGAACCAGTGTACACCCCAGAGTGTCAAGTGTGACTGGGACTCTAAGGAGGGGAAAGGCTAAGGATTGAAGAGGGGTTTTTGTGGTCAGTACTTAGGTATtacacattgccgtcgagtccattccaactcatagcaactgtcatggattgaattgtgtcccccaaaagtatgtatatcaatttggctgggccattattcccagtattgtgtgattgtccaccattttgtcatctgatgtgattttcctttgtgttgtaaatcctgcctctctgatgttaatgaggggggctAGGCAGCAgttgtattaatgaggcaggactcaatttgcaagattggattgtgtcttgagccaatttcttttgggatataaaagagtgaAGTGGGCAgaaagacaaggggacctcataccaccaagaaagcagtgcctggagcagagcacatcctttggactggaggttcctgcgctgagaagcttccagaccaagggaagattgatgacaaggaccttcctccagagccaacaaaaaaagccttcccctggggctgatgccctaaatttgaacttgtagcctactagactgtaagaaaataaatttctctttgttaaagctatcctcttgtggtatttctgttatagcagcgctagatgactaagacagtgatcctttaggacaaagtagaactgccccatagggtttccaaggagtggttggtggatttgaactcctagccttttggtagctcttaaccactgtgccccgcACTTAGGTATAGTAGGTTCAAAAGCCTGTACTCGTAGGCGCGGATATTATAGTTGTTgtattttctggatttttttccctttcagtaTTTAGTAGAGGCCTTTTTCAGAGTTCCTGTCTGTCTTAGAaaaccccagtggtgcagtgttaagagctacaactgctaaccaaaaggtcagcagttcgaattcaccaggcgctccttggaaactctctgggacagttttcctctgtcttatagggtcactgtgagtcagaattgactagatggtaatgggtttggttttggtatgtctgGGGTGGGCCGAAGGGAGCAGTGCTCCACCCTCTTCCAGGGATCACTATAGTAGGGATAGCAGGAGTCAGTGAGAATCCCCAAGAAGAAACTGACACTTAGGGGACAGAGTCAGGGCTTCTTAGTGTCCCCTCTCTCCCCCCAGAACTTTTGCTTGCAGTCATCCTCTGCTgctctgtgttttgttttaatgaggGAAACTCTTCTTTTATTCCAGTGTTCCTCAAAGCATGCTCTTGGAACTGCCTGCATCAGAACTACATCGGTGCTGAGTTAAACAGGCAGATTTCTAGGCTTGACCCCAGCCTTCCTCAATCTGGCGGTCCAGGGGAGGGGCTGTGGGGATCTGCATTTGTATGCATGTTAAAAATTGAGACcttttagtttttcattcagcTTTCTTCAGCAAGTTTTTTTTACATGCCTAAGcactgtatggagccctggtggcacagtacttaaaagcttggctactaaccaaaaggtcggcagttcaagttcaccagctgctccttggaaacgctatagggcagttctaccctgtcctatagggttactatgagttggaatcgactggatggcaacaggtctggttttttggaagcGCTCTATAGGCACCAGAGATGCAGTATAAGGTAGACAGCTATGATCTCTGCATTCATGGAGCTTTTGTTCCAAGGTAATCTACCTTTTCGTCCAGAGTGTATTCGGGGAGTGGTGGAATAAACAACTGGCCAGGTAAGGCAAAGACTGATTGTGTGGCACTTTGACAGTTTGGCAGGGGAGTTATGACAGGAAGCAGTAAGAAATAAGGGGCTTCTGGGCAAATACGTAGGCTGTGTAGAGTAGAAAGAATATAGACTTTGAGTTGTCCAGACCTGACCGTGCTACACCACTAGCGTGTGGCCCTAGGCAGGTTGGTTAACGTCTTTAACTGGGTTAAAAATAATGCGTGCCTGATAGGGTAGTGTTGGGGATTAAACAACATAATTAAGCAAGGCCCTTAGTATGGTGgttggcatatagtaagtgtgaaattaaaaacataaagagTTGTCATCCCcgtttttgcagatgaggaagttTAGGAGTAGAAGGGTTAAGGGACTTGGCCGAGTCACACAGTTAGTAGATGAGGGACAGtggagcagggatttgaacttGGGTTCCTCTCCAAAGccatctctctgaacctcagcacTGTACTGCCTGCCACAGAAATAATTCCTTCTGGGTGGCGTTGCTCTGAAGCTTAATGAGAAAATGTCTGGTAAAGTGCCtcgctcagtgcctggcacatgcttAATAATGTTAGTTTTTGTTCTCTCTTCCCAAGAACACCAGACAACTTCCAGGAGTTTGAGGAACTGCTACTTCACTTTTACAAAAAAGTACTCGGTCCTTAGGGTTATTGGAAAAACGCCTGCCGATTCTAGGCAGGCTGCTGCCCTGGCTCTTGACTTGCAGCGGGACTCGGGTGGAATCCTTGCAGCTGTGGATTTCTTCTTCTTGCTCTAGGGCGAAGGCCATGCCGCCCCCTGGGAAAGTTCCCCGAAAGGAGAACCTGGGGCTGCAGTGTGAGTGGGGGTCCTGCTCCTTTGTGTGCTCGGCCATGGAGGAGTTCTGTGAGCACGTCACTCAGCACCTGCAGCAGCACCTGCACAGCTCCCaggtggaggaagaggaggaggaggaggaccccCTCGGTAAGGGAGCAGGATTGGGGAAGGGCAAATCTGACTTCCTCTCCCAGAGTGAAGGCAGCCTGTGATAATGGTAGTGGTTTATTTTCCTAATTGTGGTTTGTTGTTGTCGTTCGTAAAAACATTGTAGACTTGTAGAAAACTTAGCCAACAAGGATGTAAGGAATGAATCTGCCATCCTACCATTAAGAGGCAATTACGAGCAATACTTTAGTGAACGTCGTTTTTGACCTCTTTCTGCATGTGTATACATATCtaagataataaatattattttatttttgaaaacagcAAAAAAGGATCATTCCGTACAAGCTTTTGGAAGCCTGCATTTTGCACTGTCTGGTAGTGTTtccccaactttttttttgtttttttaaccgtTACCCTGGTTAGGAATACATTTTATATTGTGACCTGGTACACAaaagttacagaaaaaaaaatacttgaagcaatacttattccatgatctttgaaacttctgttctttttcattaaaaaaaaaaaaggggggggttgcAGTTCGCTAAATTAATTTCATCACCCACTAATGGGTCACAGTTTGAGAAACTCTGATCTATAGAAAGTGTGAAAGGAGCTCTCCGTCCCTTACCCTCAATTCTGTTTTAAGTCTAGTGAGTATGAATTATAAGTTTCGAAAGTCAAATAATATTTATACAAAAGTGAAATCAGGGAGTGATTATGTGTTTTTAAAGCACTTAATTTTTCAAAACAGGTAAATTCctataaaacattgaaaatatgATGCTTGGAGAAGGATTCATGAGAGAAAGGAAGTGGATTAGATTGGTCAGTGGGACCTTCCTGGGGATGGAAGGAGAACTCTTGATCTCACAGGGAGGAGTGGAGAGTGTCCCATGTTGGGAGGTAGTGCCTTTCTCGGGGAACAGTAGAAGCCCTGAGCCAGAGGTAGTACATGCCAGCCACACTTGCCACCTGAGTTCCTGCCACTGGGCCTTTGCATGCACTGTTATCTCAGCCCAGACGACACTCTTCTTCACCAAGTTTACAACTGCTTATCCTTCAGGTCTCAAGGACACAGGGACAGTTTCCAACTTTTGTGAACATTCTTTttgatctctgtgtgtgtgtgatcaaATTACCTCTGTTTAATACTTTTGTAACATCATGTACTCCCCTCCTTCATAGCACTGGATACAGTTTTATATTTATGAATGTGATTATTTGGTTAATGTTCTTTTTCCCTGACTGACAGCTACATGAGGGCAAGAAATGGGACTCTGTGTTCATTGTcatatccccagtgcctggcatttcCTTGAATACCGGTATTTGCTGAATGAAGTCCTGGTAATTTGATCAGAGCCAGGCCTCCCTTACTCCCTGTTAAGTGCGCAGGTGGAAGGAACGCTGAGGCTTGGAAAGTACCaagctcttccttctcaaccttctTCTGCAGAGGAAGAATTCTCCTGCTTGTGGCAGGAATGTGGCTTTTGTTCTCTGGACAGTTCTGCTGACCTCATCCGCCATGTCTACTTCCACTGCTACCACACCAAGCTGAAACAGTGGGGGCTGCAGGCCTTGCAAAGCCAGGCTGACCTCAGCCCCTGCATCCTGGACTTCCAGAGCCGGAATGTCATCCCTGACGTCCCTGACCACTTTCTGTGTCTGTGGGAGCATTGTGAGGTCAGTAGGCAAGCAGTGCCAGTAGTAGGGGTAGAAGTTGGGGGTCTTAACTCAGGATGCCTGGACCCTTTCAGGGATGCCTTGTATCCCCAAGAGTCCTGCTAGTACTTCTCCTCTATTTCTATACAGCCCCCTCCCTCAGACATTCCATCCCCACCCAGTTAATTTGGGAGAGAGCCAAGAAGCCCCTTTGGACACATAGGGATAAGAGTCCCTCCAGCTACCCTCGGTCCTTAACCAAGTTGCCCTGGCACAGAGCTCCTTCGACAATCCCGAGTGGTTCTATCGGCACGTGGAAGCGCACAGTCTGTGCTGTGAATACCAAGCTGTTGGCAAGGACAACCATGTGGTGCTGTGTGGCTGGAAAGGTAGGGCCACTCCTTAACTTCTGGCCTCTGGAGGAAACCCTAGGGGTGCTAAGGTACTAGGGCAGCCAGGGATGGGACCAGTTCTGAAGGTCAAAGTTGGCTTCTGGCTGGGGAGGCTTGGGGGTACTAGAGCCTATTCTGGGGGTTTATAGCTGAATCCTGACTGGGTCTTCCTTCCCAGGGTGTACCTGTACCTTCAAGGACCGCTGTAAGCTTCGAGAGCACCTCCGCAGCCACACCCAGGAGAAGGTGGTGGCCTGCCCCACATGTGGAGGCATGTTTGCCAACAACACAAAGTTCTTAGATCACATCCGTCGTCAGACCTCATTGGATCGTAAGTAATCAGAGAAGGAGGGGCGTGGGTGCAGACTGTCCTGCTTGCGGTGGGGGTCGGGAACATGTTTCCAGGGGAGGTGGCTACTCAGGGTATCTGCCACTTGGCTGCATCTACCTTTAGGGGTCGGCCACCTCCCACAGTCTTCCTGCTGATTCAGGTTCATTGGATGTTTTTATTCAGAATCTACTCTGTGCCATATTATCTCAGTTAATCCTTATAGCAGTCATATGAGGTAGGTTTCTTATCCCCATTTttgcagatgataaaactgaggctcagagaggttaagtcacttatTTGTgatcacacagctactaagtgcTGAAGTGGGGGTTCTGAGGTTCTTGACTCTTAGCCCCATGCCCTTTCCATAATTCTATGGCCATCCATAGCTCTCTGACCTCCCTTTTTCTTCCTGGGCGGTTCACTTCTGCCTGGGAAGGTTGTCCTCTCCCTGGCTGTCTTTTCTCCTTGTGCTTCCCCCCATCCCCCACAGCCATCTCTTTCTTCTACCTGCCTCAGAGCAACGCTTCCAGTGCTCTCACTGTTCCAAGAGATTCGCCACGGAGCGGCTGTTGCGAGACCACATGCGTAATCACGGTGAGTATCCTGCCACCCCAGCCTCCTTGCACACCCTCCATGGTTCCATGAGCCCTCCAAGCACAGCCTTCTCTCTTCTCCTCAGTGAATCACTATAAGTGCCCTCTGTGTGACATGACTTGCCCGCTGCCTTCCTCCCTTCGCAACCACATGCGCTTTCGCCACAGTGAGGACCGGCCCTTTAAATGTGACTATTGTGACTACAGGTAAGGGGAACCAGAGGCCAGGAGACAGCCTGTGTTCCAAGGTCCCCCATGCCCTCCAACCCCACCTGTCCTCTCCTGGCAGCTGCAAGAACCTGATTGACCTTCGGAAGCACCTAGATACCCATAGCAAGGAGCCAGCCTATAGGTGTGATTTTGAGAGCTGCAACTTCAGTGCCCGATCCCTGTGCTCCATCAAATCCCATTTCCGCAAAGTACATGAAGTGAGTGGGGCTGGGTGACGAGGAATGATTCGCAGAAGTGTGGGGGAGCCCAGGGTGAAGAGCCAGCCTCACCTGTCCCTCCTCTTCCCATCAGGGAGACTCAGAGCCAAGGTACAAATGTCATGTGTGTGACAAATGCTTCACCCGGGGCAACAACCTCACTGTGCACCTTCGCAAGAAGCACCAGTTCAAATGGCCCTCAGGGCACCCCCGTTTTCGGTATGTGTCTcaaccctctcccctcccctcaagTTCACACACGTTTTTCTCCTGTACCTTTTCAGCAAGTCAGAAACTTTAAACTGGATGGTGCTTTGATGTCTACCATCTCCATCTAGACTCAACCCTGAGAATAGTGGTGGGGCAaggattatttttctgatttttgaacCCGAGGCACTGTCAGTAAATGGGGCTAAAAGTCCTGTAGCCAGAACTAGAACCTGATGCTTAGCTTCATGGCCTTTTCATAAATCCTTCCTTGACACCCCCACCGtcataactctctctctctctctctatttgggTTGCGTTTCTACATAGAATCTTCTATTTTGATTAATGATCTTTCTAtcctgccttttcttctgcatattcaataaaaaccTTTTTGGTCTTCAACTCCCATCACTTAGAATCCTAGGACTTCTACCACTCCTCACCTTTGTCCCTTACCTTGCCATCTTCAGGCCATTTTAGCCTCCCTCTGCCTGTGTTTACTAGCCGTTATGCTCCTGCTTCACCAGGTACAAGGAGCATGAAGATGGCTACATGCGGCTGCAGCTGGTTCGCTATGAGAGTGTAGAGCTGACTCAGCAACTGCTACGGCAGCCGCAAGAGGACTCGGGCCTGGGGGCTTCGGTGAATGAGAGCAGCCTGCAGGGCATCCTTCTAGAAACAGTGCCAGGGGAGCCAGGACCTGAGGAAGAGGCTGAAGAGGGTGGGGGTGGTGCGATGACagccctctcagcccctcaggacacTCCTAGCCCTGTCATCCATGTGGTGAATCAGACCAATGCCGAAGGTCAGCGAGAGATTGTCTACTATGTGCTGTCTGAAGCCCCAGGAGAGCCTCCCCCTCCCACTGAGCTACCCTCGGTGGGCATCATGGAAAAACTTCAGGGAACAGCTGAGGAGCCCAAGGTCCAGATGGTGTGAAGGCTACAGAGCCTGACCATTCCTACCTCAGGCCTCGAGGTTTGGGCCAGGTGGTGGCAGCATACCTAATGGGCAGCTCTCGTCAATGGATGCCTCTCGGAGTGGTGCTGGGAGCAGCATCCTTCCAGTCTGGACTGGGCTTGAATTATTCTTCTGACTAGGGACTTATTTTGCTGCCAGACCACATCTTGTGGGGATCCTGAGGAGTTTAGATTCTATAAGGGAGACATCATGGCTGTGTGTATTCTTGGTTAGAGGAGATATTATCAGGCTTAACCATAAACCCCCTACACATGCTGGACAGTAATTAAAATCCTTAGTGAACCCACCCTCACTGCCATCTTTAGGGGTACATAGGCCCAGGGATGACCTGTAACTGCCCTACAAGGGCCCTTTCCTTGCAACCAGCCAAGGCATTGAGAACCAGACAGCCGTTTCCTTCTTAAGCGTTCTTCCAGCAACCCCAAGGAGTTTCACGGTTATCCTCAGGGAGGGGATTGGAGGCACTGAGTATGTGTGTAGCAATTGTTTTTTGGTAATAAAAGAAACACTTGAGCTGTTActcatttcttcttccttacGTTTGGTGGCATTTAACTAGGTAGTGAGGAGATACAGCCACCCAGGAGTAGAGTTGAATGATTAGGCTTCTTCGCTTTTCAGTGACtaggcttttttggttttgttttcaacTGTCTTCTTGATCCCTGCCCCTCTTTTGCTGTGACTTCATGTCTTCTCGGAGCATCTGCCATCTCCAGGGAGGTCCCAGGCATTTGGCCACATGTGGGCAGTAACAGCAGTGTAGAATGGACAAGAGTGGGCTCACCCAAGAAGACAGAGCAGCTGACCATGGCCACACCCTCTGAGTATCAAAGAAGGGGATAGGATCTTGATTAGAACTCTGCCTTTAGGGTCAGCGTTCCTTACCTGTGGTGCTGTGGGCTGAGAAGGAAGCAGGGGTGGAGGGTGGGTTGGAGGACATTCCATGACAAGAGAAGCCTCTGTCCTCATCTATTTGGTGGCCTGTTTAGGGGAAGAAGGGCTGGCTATACTTGTTCAGTAGAGGGGCAGGGCATGGATGGTGAAATTAGTGCAAGATCCCAGGGAAGTGAGCCTGGAAATGAGTGGCTTGACTTGTAGAACAATTTTAATTCATGTTTCCAGGCTCCTCCATatcaccatctctctctctctctttttaaagttttatttattttgttgttgagaacataccgCTATCTCTTGAAGGGGCTTTTGTGGCGGCAAACTAAGACATCCACATTGACATAACCTGAAAGCCCTTGTGATTTCTTGCCTGAATTCCTGT contains these protein-coding regions:
- the HINFP gene encoding histone H4 transcription factor isoform X1, translating into MPPPGKVPRKENLGLQCEWGSCSFVCSAMEEFCEHVTQHLQQHLHSSQVEEEEEEEDPLEEEFSCLWQECGFCSLDSSADLIRHVYFHCYHTKLKQWGLQALQSQADLSPCILDFQSRNVIPDVPDHFLCLWEHCESSFDNPEWFYRHVEAHSLCCEYQAVGKDNHVVLCGWKGCTCTFKDRCKLREHLRSHTQEKVVACPTCGGMFANNTKFLDHIRRQTSLDQQRFQCSHCSKRFATERLLRDHMRNHVNHYKCPLCDMTCPLPSSLRNHMRFRHSEDRPFKCDYCDYSCKNLIDLRKHLDTHSKEPAYRCDFESCNFSARSLCSIKSHFRKVHEGDSEPRYKCHVCDKCFTRGNNLTVHLRKKHQFKWPSGHPRFRYKEHEDGYMRLQLVRYESVELTQQLLRQPQEDSGLGASVNESSLQGILLETVPGEPGPEEEAEEGGGGAMTALSAPQDTPSPVIHVVNQTNAEGQREIVYYVLSEAPGEPPPPTELPSVGIMEKLQGTAEEPKVQMV
- the HINFP gene encoding histone H4 transcription factor isoform X2; protein product: MPPPGKVPRKENLGLQCEWGSCSFVCSAMEEFCEHVTQHLQQHLHSSQVEEEEEEEDPLEEEFSCLWQECGFCSLDSSADLIRHVYFHCYHTKLKQWGLQALQSQADLSPCILDFQSRNVIPDVPDHFLCLWEHCESSFDNPEWFYRHVEAHSLCCEYQAVGKDNHVVLCGWKGCTCTFKDRCKLREHLRSHTQEKVVACPTCGGMFANNTKFLDHIRRQTSLDQQRFQCSHCSKRFATERLLRDHMRNHVNHYKCPLCDMTCPLPSSLRNHMRFRHSEDRPFKCDYCDYSCKNLIDLRKHLDTHSKEPAYRCDFESCNFSARSLCSIKSHFRKVHEGDSEPRYKCHVCDKCFTRGNNLTVHLRKKHQFKWPSGHPRFRYGHFSLPLPVFTSRYAPASPGTRSMKMATCGCSWFAMRV